The sequence CGTAGGAATGCAACCTGCCCGCTTGGCGCATGTCCTACCGGAAGTTCTGCCCCCGCTCTGAACGCAAAAGGGCCGCAGCATTGCGCTGCGGCCCTTCGATGATCGAGTGCGACGGGCTGGACTAGAAGTCCATGTCGCCCATGCCGCCCATGCCGCCCATGCCGCCGCCCGGCATCGGCGGGGCCTTCTTCTCCGGCTTCTCAGCGACCATGGCTTCGGTGGTGATCAGCAGCGAGGCAACCGAAGCTGCATCCTGCAAAGCCGTGCGCACGACCTTGGTCGGGTCGATAATGCCGGCCTTGAACATATCGAGATACTCTTCGCTCTGCGCATCGAAGCCGAGATTGAGGTCGTTCTTCTCGATGAGCTTGCCGGCAACGACGGCACCGTCCACACCGGCGTTCTCGGCGATCTGCCGCACCGGAGCCTGGAGCGCCTTGCGGATGATCTCGATGCCGTGCTTCTGGTCGTCGTTGTCGACGGTGAGGCCGTTCAGGGCGCGGGCTGCGTAGAGCAGCGCAACGCCGCCGCCGGGAACGATGCCTTCCTCGACCGCGGCGCGGGTGGCGTGCATGGCATCGTCCACCCGGTCCTTCTTCTCCTTCACCTCGGTCTCGGTGGCGCCACCGACGCGGATCACGGCAACGCCGCCCGCCAGCTTCGCCAGCCGCTCCTGCAGCTTCTCTCGATCGTAGTCCGAGGTGGTCTCCTCGATCTGCGCGCGAATCTGCGTGCAACGGGCCTTGATGTCGTCGTGCTTGCCGGCGCCTTCGATGATCGTGGTCTCTTCCTTGGTGATGACCACCTTCTTCGCGGTGCCGAGCATCTCGAGCGAGACGTTCTCGAGCTTGATGCCGATGTCTTCGGAAATCACCTGGCCCGAGGTCAGGATGGCGATGTCTTCCAGCATGGCCTTGCGGCGATCGCCGAAGCCCGGCGCCTTGACCGCCGCGACCTTGAGGCCGCCGCGCAGCTTGTTGACGACCAGCGTCGCCAGCGCCTCACCCTCGACGTCCTCGGCGATGATCAGCAGCGGCCGGCCGGACTGGACGACGGCTTCGAGCACCGGCAGCAACGGCTGCAGACCCGACAGCTTCTTCTCGTGGATGAGAATGAACGGGCTCTCAAGCTCGCAGTTCATCTTCTCGGCATTGGTGATGAAGTAGGGCGAGGTGTAGCCGCGGTCGAACTGCATGCCCTCGACCACTTCCAGCTCGCTGGCGAGGCTCTTCGCTTCTTCGGCGGTGATCACGCCTTCCTTGCCGACCTTCTCCATGGCGCGAGCCAGCATGTCGCCGATCTCTTTTTCGCCGTTGGCGGAGATGGTGCCGACCTGGGCGATCTCGGCGTTGGTCGAGACCTCGCGGGAGCGCGACTTGAGGTCCTTGATCACGGCTTCGACGGCGAGGTCGATGCCGCGCTTGAGGTCCATCGGGTTCATGCCGGCTGCGACGGCCTTGGCGCCTTCGCGGACGATGGACTGGCCGAGAACGGTCGCGGTGGTCGTGCCGTCGCCGGCCTCATCGGAGGTCTTGGATGCGACTTCGCGCAGCATCTGCGCGCCCATGTTCTCGAACTTGTCGGAGAGCTCGATCTCCTTAGCGACGGTCACGCCGTCCTTGGTGATGCGCGGTGCGCCGAAGCTCTTCTCGAGCACGACGTTGCGACCTTTGGGTCCAAGTGTTACCTTCACCGCGTTGGCGAGGATATCCACCCCGTGCAGCATGCGCGCGCGCGCATCAGATCCGAATTTTACGTCTTTAGCGGCCATAATGGCAGTCTCCCAAGAAGCGGATGATCAGTTATTGAATGACGCCGAGAAGGTCGGATTCCTTCATGATCAACAGGTCTTCCCCGTCGATCTTCACTTCCGTTCCCGACCACTTGCCGAACAGCACACGATCACCGGCCTTGACGTCGAGGGCGACGATTTCACCCGCCTCATTGCGCGCGCCGGGTCCAACAGCAACCACCTCGCCTTCCTGCGGCTTTTCCTTTGCCGTATCAGGAATAATGATGCCGCCCTTGGTCTTTTCTTCCTGCTCGACGCGTTTTACGACCACACGGTCGTGCAGCGGCCGAAATTTCATTTTTCGTCCTCCTTATAAGACTCGGAATCTGCAAATCCACCCGGATTATTAGCACTCGGTTCGGGTGAGTGCTAATCAGATAGCTTCGCGTCCTGACTCTGTCAAGGGACGCCGTTTGATGACGAGCGGGTTCGCGAGCTCGATTGCTGCAGGCGATCGAATTGGTAGCCGGCGCCGTGGCACCCATATCGTGACAGCGATATGATGCGGTGGATGTCCGGTTGCGCGGCGGGCGTCGGCTTTGCGAAGGAGGTGACGGTGGTTCCCGACGAGTCCGCAGGCTTCCGTCACAAAGGTGACGCGGTTGTCGATAATGAGCTTATCGCCGTCCGCATGCCCGCGGTCCATTCTTGTCCGGCCGTCTTCGCCTCACCTCATAGTGGCGCTTACTATTCGCCGGCGTTTCTTGCTGCGGCACGCCTCGATCATTTGCTTCTTCGTCGTTCCGAGGATGCGTTCGTCGATGAAATTTTCGCTGCCGCCCCGGATTTTGGCGCCCCTCTGCTGAAGGCGTGCTTCCCACGCGCATACGTCGATCCCAACCGCGAGCCATTTGAGCTCGATCCTGCAATGTTCGATTCGCCGCTGCCCGGCTATGTCAACGTCTCATCGCCGCGCGTCGTCGCCGGACTTGGCACGATCGCGCGTGTCGTCGCCGATGGCGAAGAAATCTACCGCGCGAAGCTGCAGTGGGATGAGAGCAGGAAACGCATCGAGACGCACTATTTTCCCTATCATCAGGCGCTGCAGGCACTGCTTGCGCAGACACGCGAGCGTTTCGGCTGCTACCTGCTTATTGACTGTCATTCCATGCCGTCGATTGGCGGGCCGATGGATGCCGATCCGGGCTCGCGGCGCCTCGATATTGTATTGGGCGATCGCCATGGCACCTCATGTGCGCCGGCGATCACCGCGTTGGCCGAACGCGTGCTCAAAGGGCACGGGTTCAGTGTCCGTCGGAATATTCCTTATGCTGGTGGATTTACCACGCATCACTATGGCCGTCCGCTGGACAGCCTGCACACATTGCAGATCGAGGTAAATCGGGCGCTGTATATGGACGAACGACGCATCCGTCCGATCGCTGGCATGGAACGTGTTCGCGCGGCAATCACGGATCTGATCAAGACCATATGCGCGCTCGATGCGGCGGTGTTGACGGGGTGGCGCTGATTGCCGGGTCGGCAGGAGTGATTCTGGCGAATTCATCCGGCTGAATTCGGGGTATCCATTGTACATCACCGGCAGTTGCCATCCTGTGTATTTGTAGTCGGCCACCGATCGCAACGCTTCATTGAGGATCGCGTCTCGACGCTTGGTTTTGAGAGCAACGGCGTCGACGGCGATTGCGACACTCACCTCTAGAGCGGTTTCCACTCACTCTGGCTCATATCCTGCGGGGGTGAAGAAGTTTGCGCATTCGGCTGGTGTGAATAGATCGATGAGCGAGCCGATGGTGCGCCAGAGGCCGTCGACGGTGCGTTCGGCGGCTTTTCGGAGCAGGGGGCTTCAGCTTGGCGAACGCGTTTTCGATCGGGTTGGAGTCCGGGCTGTAGGGGGGCAGGAACCGCAACTCAGCGCCGGCGGCTTTGATCGCCGTGCGGACGGCGGGCGATTTGTGGCTTGAGAGATTGTCCATGATCACGATGTCGCCTGGCTTGAGCTCGTGCACGAGGATCTGGTCGACATAGGCATCGAAGGCCCGCTGGTTGATCGGGGCGTCCAGCACCATGGGCGCGACGATGCCCGACAGCCGCAGACCGGCGACGAACGTCGTCGTCTTCCAGTGGCCAAACGGCACGCCTATGCGCAGCCGTTCACCGCGCGGGGGCGCGGCCATGGGTGCGTGCGATGGCGGTGGACGCCCAGGTCTCGTCGATGAACACCAAGCGGTCCGGATCGAGATCGGGCTGCGCCTCGAACCATGCCAGCCGGCGCATCAGGACATCCGCACGGTCCTGCTCGGTCGCGTGTCCGGTCTTTTTTTGCGCGTGATGCCGCGGCGCTGGAAGAAACGGTGGACGGTACCGATGCCGACCGGCGTGCCCCGTTCGGCCAACTGACGCTGCACTTCGACCAGCGTGATGTCACGCTGCTCTTTCCACAGGCCCAGGATGAAGCCCGCCTGCGCTTCAATCCGGTGCGAATTCTTGTCGCCGCCCTACACACCGCCCGGCGTCGCCGGCCTCGACCGCGCCGGATCGATCCCCATGCCGAGCCGCCCGAAAGCGGTCTCGGACCACCAGACGCAGCAACAATCCCCATAGCTCGGCCATCCGCGGGTTCGTTCAATCCGGCTTCGATGAGGTCGCGCCGGCGCACGCCGAAGACCTCGTCCGCGACCTCACAGAAGCCTCCAGATTCAAGGCTGGCAAACGAGATGGAGTTTGCATGGGGTCGGCGATAGCGCTTCGCGCGGACTTCGACGGGATCACGCTGCGCAAGCTGGCGCGGCAGAGCCGGGACGCGAACCAGAGCCGGCGGTGGCGGGCGCTGGCGCAGCTCAGCGAGGACGGACCGATCCCTGCGGTGCACGGCGTCGTACGCTGGCGGCTGGTGGATTTGATCGCGTGGGTGTGGGAGGAGTTCCGGATCGTCGTCGCCAAGCAGACGCTGAGCCGGGTGATCCGGTCGATGGGCTATCGCAAGCTCTCCGCCCGGCCGCGCCATCACGCGCAGGACCCCGCAGCGGCGGTGGCTTTTAGAGCGTTTTTCGATCAATCTGGGTCATATCCGCATGAACTGAAGTAGTTGGCGCATTCGTCTGGCTGGAAGATGTCGACGAGTTTGCCGATGAGGTTCCACAGGCCCGTGACGGTTCGCTCTCCGGCCTTTCTGAGCATGGCCTTAAGGCGTGCGAAGGCTTTCTCGATCGGATTGAAGTCGGGGCTGTAGGGCGGAAGGAAGCATAAGGTTGCACCTGCTGCTTCGATGAGGTCACGCGCCGATGCCCGCTTGTGGCTCGACAGGTTATCCATGATGACGATGTCGCCGTGCCGCAGTTCGGGCGCCAGAACCTGGTTCACATAGGCCTCGAAGCAGTCGCCGTTGATGGGGCCATCAAGCACCATGGGCGCGACCATCCCGGTCATGCGCAGCCCTGCGACCAGCGTGGTGGTCTTGCGATGCCCGTGCGGAAAGCCCATCCGCAATCGTTCGCTCTTCGGGCAGCGGCCATGACTGCGGGTCATGTTGGTGGCGGTCCACGTCTCGTCGATGAACACGAGGCGCTCGGGATCAAGGTTGATCTGGCCATCGAACCAAGCTTGGCGCTACCTCAGGACGTCCGGGCGGTCCTGCTCGATCGCGTGGCCGGTCTTTTTTGCGAGTGATGCCATGGCGCACGAAGAAGCGGTGAAGACCCGCCTTGGAAACGGCCGAACCGGCTTCGGCTAACGCAATACGCAGTTCGTCGAGCGTGATGTCCTTGCGGGCTTCCCACAAGGCAAGGATGTCCTCCCGCCGCTCCTCGACCCGGCGCGAACGCATGTCTCCACCCTGCGGCTTGGGGGCAAAGCTCCCGGTGTCCCGCCGCTGCGCCTGCCATCGGATCGCCGTCGAAGGCGCTACCCCGAACCTGACCGCCGCCGCTCGGCAACTCATCCCACCATCAATAGCGGCCAAAAGCCGCGAACGCAGATCCATCGAAAGAGGCTGACCCATCCATGCTGGCCTCCTGCCCCAGCATGCACGATGATCACATTCGAGCCCCCGTGGGAATCCCCCCGCGATTCACGCCGCTCGAAATCCGCTCTAATCTGACGCGTTCGTCGGCCAGGCCCGATCAGGTTGGGTGCGCAACGTCAAGCGGATAGTGGCGTGAATAATTGAAACATAATCCGCTCCCGCCAGACGCAATGAAGAAATCTTCGCTTGCGATATTTTTCCTCGCGACATCAGCGAGACGGCGTAGTGCGATATTCTTAAGAGTATAAGAGTTAACCCAAGAGTGAAATTGCCATTTTTTGCATATCTAAACGCACTAATTATAAAATAATAATTTGTCATACAGTAAATATTATCAGTGCTACGTGCGACAGACACACATATGTGATTATCACTTATAAGCAAAAACATATTTATGTTGACTGTTTATGATGCGTAATACACGCGCCGTCATGATCAAAAAACTAGAATTTGTGTAAAAAACTAACGCTTCGTTACTATGAAAATACGTGCATGGAGGAGGATGTTAATATGACAACGACGCCAACCCTGTGGGGGTCTGAGGTAACGTTTTCAAATTTTCTATTTGATTCTGCGCCTCATGTGGCCGCGCTCAGTGACAACTCGTTTTCTATCGCGTGGGAGCGAGATAGTGTCGACCTCGTTGGGCGGCATTTCAATGAACTTGGCAGCTTCACTGGTGGTGATTTCCTGTCCGTCCTGTCTAATTCCACGACCAAAGAACTATCTGGCCCGCAGATCTTTCAACAGATCGATGGCCGGGTGGTGGTCAACTATACGGAGGAGTTCAGCACTGGCGACCACGACATCCGCTGGCACAGCGTGAACGAGGCCAATCCGGACGCGAATTCGTTTGCGACCGAGTTTACGTCCAGCGAAGAAATTCTGCTCGACAGCACGCCGCGCACCGGCGGGGGAGCTGCCAACGTCTTTATCTTCTCGAATGGCGTCTCTACGAATCTCGTGCTGCGGTTTACCGATCCGATCGGCAACCAAGCCAGCAATGCCATTTTCGTCGGTCCCCATGCCGGGGAAGTTCAACAAAATGCAACCGTCGCCGGGCTGCACACCGGCTTCGTCGCCGTTGCCTATGAGAACGTCAATGTGACGTCGGGTGCCCGCGATGTTCGTTTTCACACCTATACGCCCGCAGGGGCCGATGTCTCCGGCGAGGTGATTGTCAGCAATTCCGGCGCAAACGCGGCATTCCCGGATATCACCGAATTGCACGATGGTTCATTCGTGGTGGCATGGCAGCAGAACGACGGGATTGCCTTTCGAAGGTACATCGGCAATGGCACTCCGGTCGATTCGGGCCCGCACGTGATTTCTGGTTCCTCGGGTTTCCTGCCGCAGATCACCGCGCTTAATGATCAGGGGTTCATCATTGCTTGGACAACCATCGACGGTACGGAGAGCGACGGCTCGCCGGATCTCGACATCGTCCTGCAACGCTTCGACGTCAGCGGCAACGCCATTGGCAACCGTGTACATTTCGATGATCCGGGGGACCAGGGGCTGTTTGGAATGAGCATCGCCACTCTCGATGACGGCCGCGTTATCATCGCCTACAACAGCGAGACTGGTGATGCCACCAATGTGACGACGCTCAACTATCGGATTGTTGATCCGCGCGACGGAACCATTTTCGGCACCAACGACGGCGATCATATCGTCAGCCGGGAAGATGGCGCACACATCATCAGCGGCCTCGGCGACGACAGGTTAACCGGCCGGGAAGCTGCCGATGTTCTTGACGGTGGTGACGGCCTCGATACCCTCATCGGTAACGGCGGCAACGACAGCCTCCTTGGCGGCGCGGGCCGCGATTCCCTGGACGGTGGTGCCGGAAACGATACGCTGATCGGCGGTGGCGGTCCCGATACGCTCGTTGGCGGCGCAGGCAACGATATCTACCGCGTTGAAAGCCCGGGCGATGTCGTGACCGAGGCCAATGGCGGCGGTGTCGATCGGGTCGAAAGCAGCATCACCTACACGCTCGGTGCCAACGTCGAGAACCTCACGCTCACCGGCGGAGCGGCGATCAATGGCACCGGTAACGCGCTGGACAACACCATCGTCGGCAACGGCGCCGCCAATATGCTCTCGGGCCTGGACGGCAACGATTCTCTGGTCGGCGGTAGCGGCAACGACACCCTGATCGGAGGACTTGGCAACGATACCATGCGAGGCGGCCTCGGCGACGACGTCTTTCGCGTCAACGTCGCCGGCGACGTTGTCACCGAAGCCAGCGGTGGCGGTCACGACCGGGTGGCCAGCAGCATCACCTATCACCTCGGAAATAACGTCGAAGACCTCACGCTGACCTTCGGTGCTGCGGTCAACGGCACCGGAAACGCGCTGGACAATACTATCGTCGGCAACGGCGCCGCCAACACCCTCTCCGGCCTGCAGGGCCGGGACCTGCTCGACGGCGCCGGCGGAAGCGACCATCTCCTTGGCGGTATCGGTAACGATACGCTTATCGGTGGCCTTGGCACGGACGTTCTCACTGGCGGCGACGGCGCTGACCGCTTCGACTTCCGCACCGCGGGCGAGGCCGGACTTGGCGCCGCGCGCGACGAAATCACCGACTTCGTCTCCGGTGTCGATCGCATCAACGTTGCGAACATCGACGCCAACGTCCTGACTGCCGGCCATCAGCAGTTCGTGTTCATCGGCAGCGCGGCGTTTACTGGTGCCGGGCAGATCCGTTTCGCGAATGGCGTGATCGAAGGCAACATCGACGGCGACGCCGCAGCCGAATTCCAGATCGCTCTCGATCACGGCCACGTCGTCGCCAGCGACTTCATCTTCGCTTCCTGATGGGCCGGAGGGGCGGCGCACCTTGTGCAGGGTAGGTCGCCCCACTTTTCGCCCGCCAGTGGATCGAGTCTAACGCTTGGTCAGGGTCTTCGGTTCTCGCTGACCTGACGTTGCTCCCGAATTTCCTATCCATCGCGCCATTCTGTTAAAGCCCTCGGCTACCTTCAACACAGCCTCATTTTCTCAAATGCGATTCCCTGGATATTAGCTCGCGAGAGCCTTGCAATGTTTTGGTCAATCCGTAATATGCGGCTCCTTCGTAATCGATAAAGCATCGAAGCGGGCGTAGCTCAGGGGTAGAGCACAACCTTGCCAAGGTTGGGGTCGAGGGTTCGAATCCCTTCGCCCGCTCCAAGTTTCCTTAATGAAATCAGAGCGTTATGACAGGGCCGCCGTTTGGCGGCCCTTCGCTTTTCGCGCTTACATTTCTCAGTCGGGAAAAATGTAAACACTATGTAAGCAGTTGAGAGAAAACGCGGGGCGGTTCCAGCGTGTTTGGGCGGGCATCCTCACCTGTCGTGCTCCCAACCGCCTGCGCTTGTGGGCGCGCGTCACGCCGGAAGCCTTGAATTAGTCCCGGTCTCTATTAAGATATAGAGTGGCATGCTTTAATAGCGGGCTAAGCTAATTAAAGGATCGCTTGTGACGAACGGAGTGAACCAAAGGCTCGGGGCCTATCTCGAAACGAGCGCGGGAGGCGAGCGCGTGCGGGCCTATGTGCCTGCCCCACTGCCGCCGAATCCGCCGCTCGAACTCGGACGGTTCATGCAGGTCTACGAACGCGCCATTGCCGCGGTCGGGCGTCTCGACGGCGTGACGACGATCCTGCCCTCGACGCCTTTGTTCCTCTACATGTACGTCCGCAAGGAAGCCCTCCTGTCCTCGCAGATCGAGGGGACGCAATCGTCGCTGACGGATCTGCTGCTGTTCGAAAACCATGAGGCGCCGGCGGTCGAACTCGACGACGTGACCGAAGTCTCGAACTACGTCGCGGCGATCGAGCATGGCGTCTCCCGGATGCGGGGCGGATTTCTCCTGTCGCTCCGGCTGATCCGCGAAATGCACACCATCCTGCTCAAGTCGGGACGGGGCGCTGCAAAGCAACCGGGCGAGTTTCGCCGCTCGCAGAACTGGATCGGCGGAACCCGGCCCGGCAACGCGCTGTTCGTGCCGCCGCCGCCGAACCGGCTGGGCGAATGCCTCGATGCGCTCGAGCGCTTCCTGCACAGCGATGATGCGGCGCTGCCCCCGCTCATCCGGGCAGGCCTGGCCCACGTCCAGTTCGAGACGATCCACCCTTTTCTCGACGGCAACGGGCGCCTGGGCCGGCTGCTCATCACGCTGATCCTGTGCGAGGCGGGGGTGCTGCGCGAGCCGATCCTCTATCTCAGCCTGTTCCTGAAATCCCGGCGCGACGACTATTACCGGCTCCTGCAGGAGGTCCGCCAGGCTGGGACGTGGGAGACCTGGATGGAGTTCTTCCTGACCAGCGTCGCGGAGACCGCTGAACAAGCCTCCGCGACGGCGCGCGATCTGATCTCCATGTTCGACGCCCATCGCCAGACGATCGCCGGCCTCGGCCGCGCGGCCCCATCCGCGCTCCGCGTCCACGAATTGATGCAAGCCAGCCCGATCGTAACCATCCAGACTGTCTCCGAGAAACTCGCCGTCTCTTTCCCGACGGCCAGCACGGCGCTGGAAAATCTCGCCAAGATCGATGTGGTGCGCGAGACCACGGGACGGCAACGCGGCCGGATCTACGCCTATTCGGACTATCTGGCCTTGCTCGATCGCGGCACGGATCCCTTGCCGGCCTGACGCGCCGGGGGAAATCGAAACCATGCGCAACGTATATCGTCAGATGGAGGCGACCAGGGCGGGGAGGCAAAGTTTATAGGAGGCGTCGGCGCGTATGCAGGCCGACGATGTGAATGGCGTGGATATAGAGCT is a genomic window of Rhodospirillales bacterium containing:
- the groL gene encoding chaperonin GroEL (60 kDa chaperone family; promotes refolding of misfolded polypeptides especially under stressful conditions; forms two stacked rings of heptamers to form a barrel-shaped 14mer; ends can be capped by GroES; misfolded proteins enter the barrel where they are refolded when GroES binds), which gives rise to MAAKDVKFGSDARARMLHGVDILANAVKVTLGPKGRNVVLEKSFGAPRITKDGVTVAKEIELSDKFENMGAQMLREVASKTSDEAGDGTTTATVLGQSIVREGAKAVAAGMNPMDLKRGIDLAVEAVIKDLKSRSREVSTNAEIAQVGTISANGEKEIGDMLARAMEKVGKEGVITAEEAKSLASELEVVEGMQFDRGYTSPYFITNAEKMNCELESPFILIHEKKLSGLQPLLPVLEAVVQSGRPLLIIAEDVEGEALATLVVNKLRGGLKVAAVKAPGFGDRRKAMLEDIAILTSGQVISEDIGIKLENVSLEMLGTAKKVVITKEETTIIEGAGKHDDIKARCTQIRAQIEETTSDYDREKLQERLAKLAGGVAVIRVGGATETEVKEKKDRVDDAMHATRAAVEEGIVPGGGVALLYAARALNGLTVDNDDQKHGIEIIRKALQAPVRQIAENAGVDGAVVAGKLIEKNDLNLGFDAQSEEYLDMFKAGIIDPTKVVRTALQDAASVASLLITTEAMVAEKPEKKAPPMPGGGMGGMGGMGDMDF
- the groES gene encoding co-chaperone GroES → MKFRPLHDRVVVKRVEQEEKTKGGIIIPDTAKEKPQEGEVVAVGPGARNEAGEIVALDVKAGDRVLFGKWSGTEVKIDGEDLLIMKESDLLGVIQ
- a CDS encoding N-formylglutamate amidohydrolase, which codes for MPAVHSCPAVFASPHSGAYYSPAFLAAARLDHLLLRRSEDAFVDEIFAAAPDFGAPLLKACFPRAYVDPNREPFELDPAMFDSPLPGYVNVSSPRVVAGLGTIARVVADGEEIYRAKLQWDESRKRIETHYFPYHQALQALLAQTRERFGCYLLIDCHSMPSIGGPMDADPGSRRLDIVLGDRHGTSCAPAITALAERVLKGHGFSVRRNIPYAGGFTTHHYGRPLDSLHTLQIEVNRALYMDERRIRPIAGMERVRAAITDLIKTICALDAAVLTGWR
- a CDS encoding transposase — protein: MAAPPRGERLRIGVPFGHWKTTTFVAGLRLSGIVAPMVLDAPINQRAFDAYVDQILVHELKPGDIVIMDNLSSHKSPAVRTAIKAAGAELRFLPPYSPDSNPIENAFAKLKPPAPKSRRTHRRRPLAHHRLAHRSIHTSRMRKLLHPRRI
- a CDS encoding winged helix-turn-helix domain-containing protein, whose protein sequence is MGSAIALRADFDGITLRKLARQSRDANQSRRWRALAQLSEDGPIPAVHGVVRWRLVDLIAWVWEEFRIVVAKQTLSRVIRSMGYRKLSARPRHHAQDPAAAVAFRAFFDQSGSYPHELK
- a CDS encoding calcium-binding protein, which produces MSIATLDDGRVIIAYNSETGDATNVTTLNYRIVDPRDGTIFGTNDGDHIVSREDGAHIISGLGDDRLTGREAADVLDGGDGLDTLIGNGGNDSLLGGAGRDSLDGGAGNDTLIGGGGPDTLVGGAGNDIYRVESPGDVVTEANGGGVDRVESSITYTLGANVENLTLTGGAAINGTGNALDNTIVGNGAANMLSGLDGNDSLVGGSGNDTLIGGLGNDTMRGGLGDDVFRVNVAGDVVTEASGGGHDRVASSITYHLGNNVEDLTLTFGAAVNGTGNALDNTIVGNGAANTLSGLQGRDLLDGAGGSDHLLGGIGNDTLIGGLGTDVLTGGDGADRFDFRTAGEAGLGAARDEITDFVSGVDRINVANIDANVLTAGHQQFVFIGSAAFTGAGQIRFANGVIEGNIDGDAAAEFQIALDHGHVVASDFIFAS
- a CDS encoding Fic family protein — translated: MTNGVNQRLGAYLETSAGGERVRAYVPAPLPPNPPLELGRFMQVYERAIAAVGRLDGVTTILPSTPLFLYMYVRKEALLSSQIEGTQSSLTDLLLFENHEAPAVELDDVTEVSNYVAAIEHGVSRMRGGFLLSLRLIREMHTILLKSGRGAAKQPGEFRRSQNWIGGTRPGNALFVPPPPNRLGECLDALERFLHSDDAALPPLIRAGLAHVQFETIHPFLDGNGRLGRLLITLILCEAGVLREPILYLSLFLKSRRDDYYRLLQEVRQAGTWETWMEFFLTSVAETAEQASATARDLISMFDAHRQTIAGLGRAAPSALRVHELMQASPIVTIQTVSEKLAVSFPTASTALENLAKIDVVRETTGRQRGRIYAYSDYLALLDRGTDPLPA